From Solanum lycopersicum chromosome 8, SLM_r2.1, the proteins below share one genomic window:
- the LOC138337875 gene encoding uncharacterized protein: MGVSSNEKVELVAYQLKHVAQTWYTQWRDNRTLRAGPISWEVFRRAFLDSFFPKEKREEKAEELINLRQRGVFNDIVEECCSVMIHDNMDISRLMVHAQQVEESRLKRKIGMRRARSYKGVSSPRSPRGRGGDSPSEKPTCVKYGKKQMGECIVGTDYSFGCGKSSHKVTDCHLVRGQGKGSNQAQACGPSSNAPKKKRFYAL, from the exons ATGGGGGTGAGTTCAAATGAGAAGGTCGAGCTAGTCGCTTATCAACTCAAGCatgtggctcaaacttggtatactcaatggagggacaataggaCTTTGAGAGCGGGTCCCATAAGTTGGGAAGTCTTTAGGAGGGCATTTCTTGATAGTTTCTTCCCAAAGgagaaaagagaggaaaaagCGGAAGAATTAATCAACCTTCGTCAAAGAG GTGTGTTCAATGATATTGTGGAAGAGTGTTGTTCGGTGATGATTCATGACAACATGGACATTTCTCGTTTGATGGTAcatgctcaacaagttgagGAGAGTAGGCTTAAGAGGAAAATAGGGATGCGAAGAGCAAGGTCCTATAAGGGAG TTTCTAGCCCTAGATCCCCAAGGGGAAGAGGTGGTGATTCACCAAGTGAGAAACCTACTTGTGTCAAATATGGTAAGAAACAGATGGGTGAATGTATAGTTGGGACGGATTATTCTtttggttgtggaaagagtAGTCATAAGGTGACAGATTGTCATCTAGTAAGGGGTCAAGGAAAGGGGAGTAATCAAGCACAAGCATGCGGTCCTAGCTCCAATGCTCCTAAGAAAAAGCGCTTCTATGCTCTCTGA